A window of Acidobacteriota bacterium genomic DNA:
TCCGCTGCTGGCGCTGACGCTGGCCGTCCGGCGCGACGCCCTCGATCCGCCGTGGGACGGAAGCGCGCTGTCGCTGGCGCAACGATTCGCGGCGACCGCCGAACTCCGGCCGGCCGACCCGGCGGCGGAGCGTCACGGCGTGATCGAATTTCCGGAGGAGAGCTTCGTCGCCGAGCCGGCCCCGCAGCCGGGGGATCCGTACCTGCGCGTCCAGGCCCTCCGCCCGGTACCGCCCGGTCGGTGGCGGCTGTCGGCGGTCCTGGCCGACCGTCGCGCCGGCGACGCGGGCGCGGCGACGGCCGAGATCGCCGTGCCGGGCGCTGCCGAAGGAGCGCCGCTGGTCACCGGCCCCGTCCTCGCCCGGGCGATCCTGCCCGCGGGTCCGGAGCGCCCGGGAACCGATCTTCCGTTCCGGTTCCACGACCACCTCGTGATCCCCCGCTTGGGAACGGAAGTGCCGGCGGACGAGCCGTTCGGCCTGTTTCTCGAGGTGCTCCCGCCGCCCGGCCGGGACGGGCCGGTCGCGCTGGAGTGGCAGATCTTCCGCTGGGACGGCGACACGCCGGAGCCGCTCGCCCCGCCGTCGCGCGTCGAGGACGGGCGAGGACCCCGCGCGTGGCGCTTCGAGCCGGGGCAGATACCGGCCGGCCGCTACCGCGCGATGTTCACGGCGATGGTTCCCGGAGCGCCGCCCGTGAGCCGCACGATCGACTTCACGGTCACCGCCCGGAGGTGACGGGCGGGGACCCGTTCCCGGCGTCCTCGTTCCCGGAGGACTCGTCGGGAAGCCCGAGAACGCGCCGGGCGAGCGTCTCCACCTCCGCGGCCTGCACGGTCACGAGAACGACCCGCGGAAACCCGTCGAGGCGCGCGTAGTACGACGGCTGCAGCGGGTTCGGCCCGCCGAGCTCGAACGAGGGCGGCCTCGGTGGCGCGGGCTGCTCGCCTTCCTTCAGGCGGGCGGCGAGGCGCACCCGCGGCTCGTCGAGACCGTAGCGGCCCGGATCGTCCGGGTTCTCGTCGATGACCTCGAGAAACCGCACCCGGCCCCACGCTCCGATCAGATCCGCGGCGAGATCCTCCCGGGTCCCCTCGGGACTCCCGGGAGCCGGCTGCCAGGCGCCGCCCGGGCCGCGGACCAGGGTCGCCCGGCGGTCGCCGATCTGAACGGTCACCTCGGCCACGCGGGTCGTGTTGTAGGGAAAGACGAGTTCGGCCGCGACGTGTTTTCCCTCGAGCACGTCGCGCCGCTCGAGGTAGTAGGCCAGCGCCGCCATCGCCGCCACCGCGATCGCGGCCGCCGCCAGTCCCCGCCGTGTCATTTCGATCTCCGTACGAACCAGATGGCCCACCCGGCAAGGAAGACGACGAGGAACTGGAGGACCACCCCCAGCCAAACCGCCTGCTGTCGCGGCGGGCCGATGGCGAGCGCCTGCTTGGCCAGCCGGCGCTCCCCCTCCTTCCGGATGAGGAGCTCCTCGCCGGTGAGCCACCGGACGAGGTTCTCGGCGAAATCGGTGTTGGCACGGGCGGGGTAGTCGGCGTTGTCGAGGAAGTCCGCGTCCCCCACCACCGCGAACCTGGCCTCCCACCCGGCTCCGGCCTGGCCGGGCCTCGGCTCGAACCGGCGGTAGGCGGCGAGGGCGAGGATCGGAGGCGTGTCGCGCCATTCGGCCTGGGCTTCCGGATCGGGTTCGCCCCGCATCGCCCGCTGGACGTCCTCCTCGACGTACGCCCCGACCCCGGCGCGCACGAGCGGCATGTGGAAGATCTGCTGGTCCTCCATCACGGTGAAGAACTCGAGCGCCCGCGCCCCGCGGAAGAGCGTCTCCTTTCCCCGGAGGGGAGCCACCGGCTCCGCACCGCCGAAGTCCTCGCCCAGCACGACCCACGGCTCGGGATACCGCGAGCTCTTCTCCGGCCTCGGGTCGACGACGATCCCGGGGGGACTCCGCATGCCCCAGCGCCGCATCAGCTCCGCGAGCGGCGGCGGGGCCGTCGCCCCGCCCCCGGGTTCGATGTCGGCGAGAGCGAGGATCCGGCCTCCCCTCCGCAGGTAGGCGTCGAGCGCGGCGACTTCTTCCTCGGGGATCGGATCGGCGGGATCGGCGAAGATCAGCAGCGAGGCGTCGTCCGGCACACGAGCGCCGGGGCCGAGACTCAGATCGCGGACCTCGTAGAAATCCTCCTCGAGGGACCGCTGGAATTGCTGGAAGCCCTCCTCCCCTTCCGCATCGCGGCGCCGCTCACCGTGGCCGTACATCCAGTAGACGACCTTGGGCTCGCCGCGCGTGACCTCCCGGATCGCCGCCGTCAGCCGGCGCTCCCTGTCGACGGCGTTCCCCGGATCCTGGAAGTACGCCAGCCGGTCGCCGCAGCGGACCACCGTGATCCTCGTTCCGCGCACACCCAGCTCCTGCACCAGGTCGGGCCGCTTTTGCGGATCCACGACCGTGACCTGGATGCGCGGCTGGTGGTAGGAGTAGATCCGGTACAGCTCCCGGATCGCCCGGAACTCCGTCTGCCGCCGTTCGGGATACAACCCCACCACGTCCACGTCCCGGTCGATTCCCTCGAGGATCCTGATCGTCACGGGGTGGAGCGAGAACGACTTCGTCCGGGTGAGGTCCCACCGCTGATGGAACCGCACGGAGAAGAAGTTCACCAGCAGCACCGCCGCGGTGGCGACGGAGACGGCCGCCAGGGCGTTGGCGCCGAAGCGGACCCGCTTGCCCCCCACCGGATCGCGCAGCGCGGCTCGCCATCCCCACGCGCTGGGGACGAGCGCGACCAGGCCGGCCACGATCAGCCCGCGGTACGCGGTGGGCAGGACACGGGGGGCGAGGACGGCCCACCCCGCCCCCACGGTCAGCAGGACGAGACCGACCGGACCGAGCACCGTGGCGAGACGCCTCACGCCGTCACCTCCACCGCTGGCTGTCGACCACCTGCGCGGTGACGAACAGGAGAAGCCAGGTCGTGCTGACGAAGAAGACGACCGCCTGCGTGTCCACCACGCCGCCCGTCAGCAGCGCCAGGTTCCCGGCGGGCGTGAACAGCTCCAGGTTGTCCCCGATCAGCGGCACCTTGGGCGCCAGGGCTCCCAGCACGTTGACGCCGGCCATGAACAGCAGTGCCAGGAACGACGCGAGGATCGGGTTCTCGGTCAGGCTGGAGGCGAGGAGCGCCACCGCCAGCATGAACGCCCCGTAAAGGAAAAGGCCGAGATAGCCGGTCCACATCGGCGCCGGATCGGCCTTACCCCAAACGAGCAGCGTGATCGGCATCCAGCAGGAGAGCGCCAGCATCACGGCCCAGACGAACAGCACTCCGAAGAACTTGCCGAGCACGAGCTGGAACGTGGTCATCGGCGCGGTCAGCAGCAGTTCCGCCGTGTGCTGCGAGCGTTCCCAGGCCAGCAGCCGCATGGCCAGCACCGGGACGATGATGAGCAGCGCCCACGTGCTGTCCGCGCCGAGCAGGTTCCGGACGAGCTGCTCGGCTCCGGGGAGCTCCGCCAGCGGGTTCGCCGCCGCCCGGACCCGCGCCCCCTCGTAGGCCAGGATCCCGAGGTAGAACAGGACTCCCATGATGAGGAGGAAGACGGCGGTGGCGGTGTAGGCGAGCGGCGAGACGAAGTAGCTCTTGACCTCGCGCCGGAAGAGGGTCCAGACGAATCTCACGCGGCGGCCTCCTCCTCGAGGACGACCCGCCGGAAGACCTCTTCGAGCGTCGTCCGCTCCGACTGCACCTCCAGCAGGCCGAACCCCGTGGCGGCCAGCGCCCGGACGAAGCGCTCGCGGCGATCGTCCCCCGGCTCCAGCGCGAACCGGAAACGCCCCTCGCCGAGCGGCTCGACTCGCCGGACCTCCGGCAGGGAGCCGAGCTGGGCCCCGTCGGCCGGGGGTCTCGCCAGTCGGACGACGACGCGCCCGGCGCCGCCCTCGAGCAGCTCGTCCATCGGTCCTTCCGCCACGACCCTCCCCTCGTTGATGATCACCACCCGCTGGCAGGTCGCCTGGACCTCGGGGAGGACGTGGCTCGACAGAATGACCGTCCGCTCCCGCCCGAGCGCCCTGATGATTCCCCGGATCTCGATCACCTGGGTCGGATCGAGACCGACGGTCGGTTCGTCGAGGATCAGGACCGGCGGCTCGTGGATGACCGCCTGGGCCAGTCCGACCCGCTGGCGGTATCCCTTGGAGAGGTTCCCGACCAGTCGGCGGGCCATGTGGGTCAGGCCGCAGCGCTCCAGCGCCAGGTCGACGGCGGCCCGGCAGCGGGCGCGCGGCACGGCGCGCAGCCGCGCGGCGAAGGCGAGGTAGTCGCGCACCACCATCTCGGGGTAGAGCGGCGGCACCTCCGGCAGGTAGCCGATCGCCCGTTTGACCTCGAGCGGTTCGTCGAGCACGTCGTGGCCGGCGATCCGCACCGACCCGGAGGTCGGGGGCAAAAGGCCGGTCATGATCTTCATCGTCGTCGACTTTCCCGCGCCGTTCGGTCCGAGAAAGCCGAGGATTTCCCCCCGGTGGACGCGGAACGAGATCCCTTTGACCGCCTCGAACTCCCCGTAGAACTTGCGGAGGCGGTCGATCTCGATCATCACCGGCCGGCGGGGCGCGCCCGCCCCCCGCGCCTCGCCGTTCCTGGCTTCGTCCACCGGCTCACCTCGTGCGGGCCAGGCCGCTCCGGCCGGCGCGCGAAGGGCTCTATCTACTGTCGCCGTCCCCGGGTGTCAACGGGGCGCCGGCGCAACCGATCGGCGACGCGACGCAGTCGCTCGGCCGGGGAGAGCCCCGCCGGCGGCGCCGGCTGGGCCCGCGCCTCCCGGCCTCCGGCGGCGCGCGCCGGAACCGAGGCGATGCGGATCCGCGCCGAACGCATCCCCAACGCTGCCGCGACGCGCCGCTCGATCTCGGCGCGGAGCGGCTCGAGCCTCGTTTCCCACCCGTCCCCGGTGAAGAGGAGTTCGAGGGCACCGTCTCTTTCGCGAATCTGCGAAAGGCTCCGGGCAAGCTCGGGCCCCAGGGCTTCGGCGACCCGGCACCGCCGCGCCACGACGGCCAGCCGCCGGGGCGCGCCCGGTGGTAGCGGGAGCCGGGCCGGCGGGACGAACCCACCGCGCCGCTGTCCGCCCATCCGGTCTCGCCCGGGCATGGCGCGAGGATAGCGCGGCCGGCGCCGGGCGTCGCGCGTTGTGCCCCCGGCCGGAGCCGCCGATACTGGCCCGGGCGCCCGGGCCGTCCCGGACGTGGAGGACCGCAGATGAAACGCGTCGCCGTTCCACTTCTCGCCGCCGCTCTGCTCGCGCTCGCCCTCGTCGCTGGTCCGACCGCGGCTCGAGGGTGGCTGGGACTCGAGTCGCGCCCGGCCGCCCGACCGCGGCCGGTGACGCCGCGCGGCGAGTTGTCCCCGGACGAGATGGCCACCATCGAGCTGTTCCGGCGCGCCTCGCCGTCGGTCGTCTACATCACCTCGCTGGCGCTGCGGCGCGACATCTTCACCCTCAACGTCCAGGAGATACCGCGCGGCACCGGTTCCGGCTTCGTGTGGGACGAAGACGGGCACATCGTGACCAACTTCCACGTGGTGCAGGGATCGAGCGGTGCCCGCGTGACCCTCGCCGACCAGTCGACGTGGGACGCCGAGCTGGTCGGAGCGGCGCCGGAGAAGGACCTCGCGGTCCTGAAGATCGACGCGCCGCCCGACCGGCTGCAACCGATCGCGATCGGCAGCTCGCACGACCTCCTCGTGGGGCAGAAGGTGTTCGCGATCGGCAACCCCTTCGGACTCGATCAGAGCCTGACGACCGGTGTGATCAGCGCGCTCGGACGCGAGATCGAATCGGCCGCGCGCATTCCGATCAGGGGCGTGATCCAGACCGACGCGGCGATCAACCCCGGCAACTCCGGCGGGCCGCTCCTCGACAGCGCCGGCCGGCTGATCGGCATCAACACGGCCATCTACAGCCCCTCGGGGGCGTACGCGGGGGTCGGGTTCGCGATCCCTGTCGACACGGTCAATTGGGTGGTGCCGGAACTGATCGCGAAGGGGCGAATCGAACGGCCGACGCTCGGAGTCGAGGTGATCGGCACCCGCGAGGTGGGACTCGGCGAGCCCGAGGGGGCCCTGATCGTGCGGGTGGTGCCGAGGAGCGGCGCCGATAGGGCCGGTCTTCGCGGCACCGCACGCGACCGGCTCGGAAGGCTCCGGCTCGGGGACATCATCGTGGAGGTCGGGGGCCAGCCGGTGCGCAGCGCGGACGACCTTCTCCTCGCCCTGGACCGGCGACGGCCGGGAGAGTCGGTGCCCGTGACGGTCGTCCGGGAGGGGCGGCGGCTCACCGTACCGGTCGAACTGGGTCCCCCGGCGCGGCGGGGCTTCCGCGAGTGATCCGGATGAATCATTGAGCCCCGCGACGCAGGGTGCGAAAATCTGATGAAGTCTGACGAAGTCGTCCGGCCGCGCCCGCGGAGGCCGACGAGTGGGAGGGGACGTGGCCAGGCCCATTCTCCCCGATTCACCCGGCGAGGCGCGGCGGAGCGGATCGGTTTCGTGACGCTCCCTGCCGGGCCCCGGCCTGCGGAGAAACCGGCCCCGCCCCCTGCCCGCCACCCGCGGTCGCGTTCCGCCGCGCCCTCCGCGGCGGGGCGCGCCGTACCGGAGGTGAGTCATGGCAGGCCTCATCCCGTCCTCCACGTTCGCGCGTGCGGCCGATCCGCTGCTGGTCACCGACGCGGGAGGCCGCGTGCGCTACATCAACGAGCCGGCGGCGCCGCTGGCCGCGAGGAGCCGCTCCGACGCGCTCGGGCGCCCGTGCTGGGAAGTGATGCGCCTGCGGCGCGATGACGGCACGCCCCTGTGCCGCCCCGACTGCGAGGTGCTCGCGGCCGCGCGGGCCGGGCGCCCCGCGCCGCGGATGCGCGTGCTCGCCGTCACGTCCCAGCGCCCCGTTCCCCACGAACTGGTGACGGTGCTCCACCCGAGCGCCGCGCGCCACGCGCCCGCCGTCGTCCACCTGCTCCTCCCATCGCGCCGCCCCGCGGCTGCGGAGGCGGGCACGGACATCCGGGCGGCGTCGCGCCTGACGCTCCTGTCGCCGCGGGAGCGCGACGTGCTGCGCCTCCTCGCCTCGGGCTACACGACGGACCAGATCGCCTCGGCCCTGCACATCGCGCGCACCACCGTCCGCAACCACGTGCGGGCGATCCTCGGCAAGCTCCGGGTCCATCGCCGGGTCGAGGCGGTCCTGATCTGGCTCCGCGCCGGCGGTGCGGTGGCGGGACTGCCGCGCGCGGCCGATTGGCCCGCGGGGGAGCCTCAGACGGCGGCGTTCCTCCCGCGTGACGCGACGTAGCGCAGCACCGCTCGGTACTGGGACTCGGCGTCGAGCCCGGCCTGGGCGAGGACCCGCGGGGCGGGCCCGCTGCCCGGATAACCGCCTTTCCGGAAGGGGTGCAAGGTGGCCTCGCGTCCCTTCCGCGACAGGATCCAGCGCTCCATCGTGGGAAGGGTGAACCCGGTGATCCCCATCGCCTCGCGGGCCCGCGCCTCCGGGTAGAGGTGTTCGCGCTCGGCTCGCGGCAGCCGGTCGAAAAGCTCCGCGCTGGTGACGCAGTAGGCGTTCAGATCGATCCCCTCCGCCTCCAGCCTCGGAAGCACCTCGGTCACGAAGGTCGAGGTGACGCGGCTTCCCTGGAGAACGACGGTCCCGTCCCCCCGTCCCGCGGCGGTGCGGAGCGGGACGATCCCCTTCGCGGCGGCCGACGCCGGCGGCAGTCCGAGCGCCGCGCGGTCGGGCACCCGCTCCGGCGGCCTCGTGACGAAGGGGAAGATCAGCGCCGGTCGCGCGGCGAGTGCCGCGGTGACGAGCGGCCAGATCTCCTGCGGTTCCCACGGCGTGAGCGTCACCGCCAGGCCCGGCGGGAAGTTCCCCTGAACGAGCTGGAGAGCCTGCGGATCGGCGTGGGTCGGCCCGTCCTCGCCGGTCTCCAGACCGGCATGCGCGCACACGACGACGAGTGTCCGGTAGGGCGCCCCCGTGGCCTCGCGCAGCGCCTGCGCGCCGATCGCGTGGAGGCGGGCCGCCACGTGTCCGAGAGGGGCGATGAAGGCCGCGTAGGAAGAGGCCACCCCGATGTGCCGGCCGAACGCGGAGAGGCCCGAGAGCACGCCGGTGATCCCGTCCTCACAGATGCCGCCGACGGCCAGCCTGCGGGATGCCGGGTTCTCCCGGGCGTCGAAGAAGCCCGCGGCGAACCCTGAAACGGCCTCGTCCACGCTCGTCGAACCGAGAAGGTCCGCCGCCGCGACGACGAGCGCTCCGGCGCCCGCCTCGTTGTAGAAACGGAGCACACGGCCGAGCTCCCCGCGGAGCGTGGTGGTCGCGCCGGGCTCCAAGCGCAGGGATTCGGGCGGTTCGACGCCCCGGCGGACCGCGGTCTCGTAGACGCTCTCGACGCGCGGCGCGCCCGGGCGCGGCTTCCTCGCGCGCGCTTCGAGGCGCTCCCTGGCCGCCTCGAGCTTGCCCGCGAGGTGCGCGGTCGTCTCGCGCTCGCTTTCCACCGCCGAGCGGATCGCACCCAGCGCTTCCCAGAAACACTCCTCGCGGACAGCCCCTCCGTCGCGGCGCTCGCAGCGGCGCATCTCCGCGTCGCAGCGGGGAAGCTGGAGGCCGTAGCGCTCGGTCAGCTCCATCACCGCGTCGAAGAAGCCGTCCGAGCACATCCCGTGTCCCGCCCCGTGGGATGCGCGGCCGGTGATCCCGTAACGCCATCCCTTGACCGTGCGGTAGACGATCGCCGTCGGCTGTCCGTTGTCGAGCGAAAGCGCTAGCCGCTGTCCGGCGAGAACGCTCGCGAGGTCGCGCCCGTCGGGGACCCGGACGACGTTCCAGTCGTGCAGGGCGAACAGCTCCGCGGGATCCCACTGGACGTAGTCCCCCGGCCGGTCGGCCTCGCGGCAGACGCGGTCGGTGTCGATCGAGGCCTGGT
This region includes:
- a CDS encoding DUF4340 domain-containing protein, whose product is MARHASDPRPRRLPPVRAEARPGRSRVGGQVRGGGGRGLPRQRRLPRPCQHRFRREPRPVAHRRGAPHPEGGGAPAGQAGARHRPAATAGGLAGGGPPVPRRLPCRVGHLVRTEIEMTRRGLAAAAIAVAAMAALAYYLERRDVLEGKHVAAELVFPYNTTRVAEVTVQIGDRRATLVRGPGGAWQPAPGSPEGTREDLAADLIGAWGRVRFLEVIDENPDDPGRYGLDEPRVRLAARLKEGEQPAPPRPPSFELGGPNPLQPSYYARLDGFPRVVLVTVQAAEVETLARRVLGLPDESSGNEDAGNGSPPVTSGR
- a CDS encoding ATP-binding cassette domain-containing protein encodes the protein MIEIDRLRKFYGEFEAVKGISFRVHRGEILGFLGPNGAGKSTTMKIMTGLLPPTSGSVRIAGHDVLDEPLEVKRAIGYLPEVPPLYPEMVVRDYLAFAARLRAVPRARCRAAVDLALERCGLTHMARRLVGNLSKGYRQRVGLAQAVIHEPPVLILDEPTVGLDPTQVIEIRGIIRALGRERTVILSSHVLPEVQATCQRVVIINEGRVVAEGPMDELLEGGAGRVVVRLARPPADGAQLGSLPEVRRVEPLGEGRFRFALEPGDDRRERFVRALAATGFGLLEVQSERTTLEEVFRRVVLEEEAAA
- a CDS encoding PDZ domain-containing protein, encoding MKRVAVPLLAAALLALALVAGPTAARGWLGLESRPAARPRPVTPRGELSPDEMATIELFRRASPSVVYITSLALRRDIFTLNVQEIPRGTGSGFVWDEDGHIVTNFHVVQGSSGARVTLADQSTWDAELVGAAPEKDLAVLKIDAPPDRLQPIAIGSSHDLLVGQKVFAIGNPFGLDQSLTTGVISALGREIESAARIPIRGVIQTDAAINPGNSGGPLLDSAGRLIGINTAIYSPSGAYAGVGFAIPVDTVNWVVPELIAKGRIERPTLGVEVIGTREVGLGEPEGALIVRVVPRSGADRAGLRGTARDRLGRLRLGDIIVEVGGQPVRSADDLLLALDRRRPGESVPVTVVREGRRLTVPVELGPPARRGFRE